The Glycine soja cultivar W05 chromosome 19, ASM419377v2, whole genome shotgun sequence genomic sequence TGTAATTTACATAATGTGGTTTCATGACTAGTGAATAGATAGATGTTTGTTGTTCTAAATGTGTAATTGTGTTTCTATAAGCATGCTATTTTAACATTTAAGATTAAATTGTTGATTACTGTTGGTATACAGCGTCTTAGAAATTAAAGACCATCTGACTAAACTACCAGTCTCAAGTTGGAATTTTGTATATGCATCTGCATTAACAACTTAGAAGAAGAACCTTGTCTTGTATAATAGTCACACGAGATGAACAAGGCTGTTGAGGATACGTGTGATCTCAAACCCAAAAAAGACCACCATTTTTTGGTCCTTTTTTTAGGTGATTGTATGGCATTCTTCTCAATTTGACTGTAACAGTAAATATGCTAGTTTGCAAGTAAAGTGAGGTAGGAGGTTATCACGAAATaaaagcagggaaatttttCCACTACAGTTTGAGAGGCACGAAACTTTGCAATTAGTCGAACTAAAGATGAGTAAGTCCGTTTCCCCTAGGACCACAAATCACTTTGATGGCTCTGCTTGGTACAAATGGACACACTTCCATTAGTAAAGAGTTAATTAAGAGGCATGTAAAAGACAGATGGGAATTGGAATGGACAACGTATATTATAAGGAATACAAATGCAAATTTGTAACAATTGGTTGTAATACAACTCGCTAAAGAAAGGACATTCAAAAGAATATAATGAATATGACAAGTACTCACACTAGGATTCAAAACCAAggaacatataatatataaaataaaagattttaagcCTAGGCTTTTTGGGTCATAAGTTCCTAACATAAATATAGACATCTTTATAAATATTGTTGTGTATAATTACTCAATCTGCTAACTTTGTTAACCACATCTAGAGAGCTCAACACCGGGCTGATTCTTTGGAGTGCCACTGAACAACTTCACCGAAAATGCTTCCACAAGTTTGTTGATCTCAAATGGGTTCTTCCATTTCTTGGTGGATTCCTTAGCAATGTAGTTTCTCATCTTTGCATTCTCCTGCTTCAGCACATCTATTGCTAAACTCAGCTGTCTTATCACCTCGATCTTCTCTTCATCCTTCTGCTTGAGTCGTTCCTTTTGTGCCTCATTCTCATCTCTAAGCCTTTCTATTTCTTCCCTCAACATCATTACTTCATCACAAATGGTATCCTTCTGCTTGATTTGATCCCTTTGAGCCTTGTTCTCTTCATTGAGTCTCTTAATTTCATCCCTCAGCTTCATCACTTCAACATCACCCGCAACCACAAACAAAACTTGCtccttttttgtgcttttatgCAGAAACTTGGtcccctcttcttcttcctcctcctgCTCAGGATCATCAACTTCAGATTCCTCAGACTCGTACACATCACAATGCTCAGAATAGGTATCATATCCGTTATCTGAAAAAGTCATCAACTTCTCCAACTGATACTTTGCTGAAGCGAAAGGTGACCCCCCAGTAATGAGGTGTCCAATTCCAGTAGTATCAGGCTTGACTTGATCATAGCGCTCAGCTAGGGAGCGGTGTGCCCTGTAGAAATCCTCAACCATGCTCACAAGTTCTGGTCGCTTCTTGTAATACATCTCTGCACGTTTAGCAAAGGAATCTGCATCTTCTTCAATTAACTTTAACATTGCCCTTGTCTTCTCATTTAGCTCTGAAACAAACATACAACAGACaatcaaacataaatttattGCCGTTTAGGATCAACTTGTTTTAAAGAACTAATAACTTTGGTTTTACATCTTCCAAAGATAGCTTCTAAATAAGGAAATGTGCCAATAGCAATACCCTTTTGAATTATGAGCAGTTTGtttggctaaacacccttgatATTggccccccttttttttgcCAGTGAGTTAGTGACGGGCTCTTAATTGAAAGGGGGGAATTTGAAAAAGAGCTatgctattttttaaatttttttttccaagaaataacatttttttcactaataaatattttcaattcagAGTTTCAAAAATTCATTCGCGATTCATTTAGAATGAAATGGATCCTAGGAAATGCAGAGCCACGAGTCTGCAATCCGAATCAATAATTtggggaaagaaagaaaatcgtAAGAAGAGCTTGTGAAACGAtaaaagagagaacaaaaacctaaaatgaaaagagagagagagcctCAGATTAGCATTTTGGCACATTATTCATCGCAACAACAACCCGTGTAACAATACACGGTGCGCAGAAACGTTGTCGCAGCTCATGCCAATAATTCATTCATCACCAGCTACTCCTCAAAATTCGATTCactcttcttttatttaaaacaaagcaaaatcCCATCCATCCTTTCTAGATTTCATAATCCAATTCATTTGCAACAAAATACAACGTTTGCcatgaaaaatgcaaaacaaaagagaaatttCTGAATTCTCAGTCTCGCAACTCGCAAAGATTGCGAATTGCAATTAACAGCGAAGCCAATTAGGGTTTCATGACATTGAATTGAAGTTCTGTCTGTGAGGCAGGGCGACTTTTTATATAGAAAGGCCAACATTgggcttcttctctttctccggCCCACATTTTAGACCGAATTGATTTTGAGcccattgaaaaaattgaacGGGATGTCCAATGTTATTAGTTATATATGTAATAtgtaaattaaagagaaaagcttttattgattttttttttcttttactggattaaaaattatcattaatacACTTTCACTGTAATTTTCAATCCATATGTCATTTTCAACAATAGCATTCTAGAGTTAATGCCCTTTAAAACAATGACAAAATGATACGCTAATGTCATGAGGAaattagttaagaaattaaaatgaactaTTAAAGAATGTATTTCCCTATAACTTCCAAGATGTACGCAATATGGTTTCTAATAAAAACTTTCTataattgattctttaacttGTGTCTAGAGGAAGTTCTGGTTAAAAACtcgtttttattcatttttaccaTCAGAAATGACTGACATGATTTTTAATGGTAAGAACCGATTTTTACATAAACAAGATATTcttgtgattaaaaaaatattttgagaaataATATGTGAGATTCAAGCTTTAAGTTCTTACCATCATGTTTTAAAATCTATACGGTATGACAGGACCCACTAAAATGTACAATATTGGAGATGCTCTTATTAGAGTGGTTTAGCAAATCCGAAAAAAGAATGTGCTTAAAAAGGTCCCATGGGTTGCTCCAACGGCTAAATCCAAAGGGCAAAAGGTACAGAAGATAAAGAATTTGGAAAGTAAAACTCAGACAAATCAGAAGGGTGCTCCCAtaacctttttatgtttttgtgctAGTGTTCCTCGTTTTTCTATTACTACGGTAACGTTTCATTTGGCAatagtagaagaaaaaaaaaatgtagcaaATTGACAGGGAAATGCATATACCAGAGAGAGTGGATTGAAGCCATGGGGATCGATTAGTGGTGGTGTGGCTTTCAAGCCACCACCACTGTGACGGTTGATTGTTCGTCATTCCAGCCATCTTCTCTTGGTTGTCCTCAAGAGCCTGTGTATGGaaaaaagaaacacacacaaaaacaacaataaagaaCCATGACTCCCTAACATAAATTGCACAAGCATAACTATCAACTAGTAGCAGCAAAGAATCGACCACATACTTAAGAGACTGACCCTGCTGCCCCTTCGTTATTTTCAACACAGCACACAAACACTCAAGTTACCGTGATACCGCAAGGTCATTCCCGTCATTTCAACAATGCTACAACTACTACTAAGCTAGCCAATTACAGTATATGTATTATGTGTACTTCCCCTTACTTATAACTTTTATAAACtactatattttattcatatcaGTTATCAAATAACTTGGGATCTTCAACATACTCTGTCTCACTGAGGATTAGATACCTCTATTCTCTTTTGTAAGATTGGATGTCTATAACGGCTCTATATCACGTGACCCAATAGGTGCAACAGTAACTAATAAGATAGGTTCTGATAAGTGATAACGATTAGAATTTGGAATTAGCTTCAACTTAACCTCCAAATCTAACTCATAAAAATTGCCTCTCACTTATATAAAGTATTTTAGTTGTATTATAGATCTCCAACAGGAAGTATTCAACTTTCAAAACCCCAAAACTAAAATGAAAGCCAGAAAGAAAGGGGAGGGGGAAACATCAACAGAGATAGGAACGAAAAGGACAAAAGAGTTCaaaatagagagaaacaaaaatgaGGTACAATAACTTAAGAACTAGGAGTAAGTACATATTCAAGATTTCAGTGTTTTGAGGTTATCCTAGTAGATTAACATGCTGCAAACCTTCACCAAAGGGACAAAAGACTCCAACTTTACAACACCCATGGCACAACTGAATCTAGAAACGAAGAAGGAAGAGAGGTACCTGATTTAGGTAGTTGTTTTGAGGTGTTCACTTATCTTCCCTACTGAACAGCCTCAGAATCACACACTGACGCTGAATCTGAGTCTTTTTCCTTGGCTCTGTCTTGTGTTTGTGCTGTTCTGCAACTGTGGTGGAGTAGCGTCCACTCAAGGGTCGCTGAGAGGGAGTGCTGTAACATAAATACCCTGTTCTGTTCTGTTCTTTaagatttttgaattttttttgtctcattCTCAACTCTTCACCTATCATATTCTTCCACGTGTATTGTTATTTGGGCCCAATCTTCCGCCTTGGCCCATTAATACGGAGTAGAGCTCAAAGCCGAAATTTCCACTACTTGTTGTTTAAACTAGTAGATTAAGaccctttctttctttaatgATAAGATAAGATGGTTTGATCAATATGATCAGTCCAATCAattccaaataataaaatagtactAATAAGTAATCATAAGGTGTATTtaggatattaattaaagaattaaaaaaatatttattgtgtggatgataaaaaaaattatgaacaatCAAATTTTGTCcatcttaataaaatttaacttttttttaattatttatctaatgttTTAAGGACATTGAttagtatttataataattagatGATGTTTGAAAATACATGAAATTGAGTAGATCTGGGTGTTGGATCATGGACTAGACTTAGAAACGTGATGGAGCGTGCACTacaattacaaaagaaaagtttCTGGTGCAACGGTCACAGACAAACTTCTAGTACGCACGCTGCTATTTTAATTCTGGCTAAATGATttatgggatttttttttcaatttactcttttatttttaaaaagtttaatttaatttttttaacagtttatttttttaagaattatttcgtcatttatcttttttttcagtttcatttattatttttttcaatttaattattttatctatttacaATTAACGttgttaatcatttaaaaatatttttttcttctgttttttctccttttttcgcttcatttagAAAAGTCATTCTTAAATAATTAAGGATGTTAATCTTAAATGGAtcaaaagatttaaaattaaacaaaaaaagataaataattaaaataaatcttaaattttttaaaaaataaagaataaaaagaatattgaCTTTTAATTTCCATTTCGGAATTGCATTCAGGATTTTGGAAAAACTTGTACTCGCCCAAATTATGCGTGATTGAAGGAATCAGTTGGTCAATTATATTCCACAAAGAATGTCAACGTTCCTTTGgagtgtatgtgtgtgtgataaataaaaaagaaacttatatttttagctagaaataaaaaatattaatatcagAATCACTTGCTGTAAACAAATATCACAATTACTTAAATTCGTGTTTATAGTTAGAGTGATAAGTATTAAACATCTTAAATACAATTacattgaaagttaaaaaatcttaatcataaaaaaataattatttttttctatcagaAAGTCTCAAACACAAATATATTcagaatatttttctttatgaaaatatatttacttttttaatatgtaaaaagaTTAATATACGTACATATATAAcaactaataaatatataaaaattttcattctttcatttcttttctttttgaggaTGAAAATTTACTTTCTTTGGTGATCAACTTGACACTATTCTCTCTCCCAACACTTGCTTAAGCAGCAAACCTTAAAAaagtctattttttaattaaattttaaaaagaaaaaatctaacGGATAACTTACAACtaacaataacattttatttatttattatatatttataaaaatttaatatgtaaatatttataatattttattttagtatataaAACGACAAATTTAATTAACCTATTTTTAACATGggtaatattatataaaatttaaataattttagttttacttttttttttcaataataattgtAGTTATAAGTGCTATTAATAATATTCTAGAAAtgattcatatttaaaaaaaaattttaatataatataatactttaattatagtataatatttttatattaatgtcaataatatatttttaggagGGAAGAGATAGGGTCcaaaatagatataaataattttcttaactttttaaataaataataaaattacacttaaattatttatagtaaTACTTAcatctatatttaatatttgtgatcttattgataaaaataatactaaataatatatcattctataacataatttatcatttagtaattaaaattagtaaaaaatattttattaaaaaatgtataaaaatattgagatcctaaaaaaattgaagacctAAGACTCTTATAGGCAGAGTGGTTCAACTGTTTTGTTGAACCAAGAAAGGAACAAAAGTCCCTAAAAAATAGTGTTTTTATGCTAGATtagattagttatttttttcctacaaaACAATTAATAGATGTAATAATCCGGTTATATTAgagaaaattagttgaaaaactaTTTATGTCTATCAAAACTAGTTAttgaaataacttaaaaaatataaaattataaaaatataataaaatcatgatttattttaaaaaataataaaaaattgataaatatattaaaaataaaagaaaagaaaataatcaaaataaataattttttcatttaataaaaaaaattaaaatttactgaaATGTCTTGATCaaaataatgtgtttttttttttaaacaaagccaatttaatatataatatgtaaaagGCACAAACGATGCCCAGACATATACAAGAGTGTGTGAGGATCAATACACATGTATACCATATACCCCTCATGGTTAACACATATTAACATGAAAAAGATTTAAGTATATGATAACCACTTGACCTATTCTATATAAGGCAACAAAAAGATAGTATATTGAACTGTGAAGCACCAGTAGCAGCTCTAGCAAGGTCTCCCGAGACTGCAtcaaatataacaataataaatgcAAAGACAAGCCACTGCAAAACAGATTCCAATAACCGCGGCCTCATAAATGGTGTTCCTTGCATGTTGAGGAGCATACCAACCATAACTGAATGACGAGGTTACCATCACAAGAAAATGCCAGCACACATGACAGGCTCAAACATCAAAGGAAATGTTCAAGGATCAGCAAGATTCAACATTCGTGTATTGCTTCCCGAATACAAGCTTTGGTGTTCAAGTGCCACTGCATGAATGAACCCATCAAGTTTTTCAGCCAGAACCAAGAGAAGAATTTGATATCTTGGATGGCTTTTCTGCAGATCAAATATGCCTTCTTTGAATACACAATTATTTCTAATCTTCCACATATTCCATGCAGTAGAAGCCCACAAAATCTTCCTAATCATGCCCCCTCTTGTAGATGATAGAGATCCGTTATGTTGCTTGAAATGCACATCAGCTATATCCGGCAAGACAGTAGATTCTCCCAGCCACTCAAAGCAAAACCACCAGACCTGGTACGTGGTCAAAGGATTCACCGGTCCAAAGACAAAGGGGCCACAGAGATGATGGCAGAGACACCTTTCTCGATCCTCATCAAGTTTAAGCCAGATGGTAAGCTATTGTCTAAGGCTCTTCAAATAAAACATTGTACTTTTGGAGCGACTTTCAAACACAATATCTCAGAAAACATTTCATCGTTCACACCCCTCCCTGTACGTTGCTTTTAGTTTTCTCTGTAGCTCTTCTTTTAGGACCTCCTCCCATACAAATCACGTTCTCCTCCATCTCAAATCCCATTTCCATTCTCCGTTCTCCCATCTTCCCATGTTGTGAATAGTTGCTTGTTGTTGAAGGGATAGGACAAATAGTCTAGGGTAAATCGAAGGCAAGATTATGATCATCTAGCCAATTATCATTCCCCCCATATTTCACTTTTATTGTGAGACAAACCACGATGAAGGCTCTTGACCACCACAAATAGCACATAAATCGGACTATTGTTCTGCCATTACGTTTGTATTTCAAGTGATCGATAGTTACTAAAAAAGAAATCTATTAACAAGTGAAATTAGtggcaaaagaaagaagagttcatttttcatgtatttttttaatagaaatttctTGTATTATTAGTGTAATGTGATTTAAgataacttttaagataatgattataaaagttaatagatTTATCTATAATATAAACATTCTTCATATTCATTCATGTTCAAATTAAGAGGaccaaaaaagagagagaaaagaagaccAAATTTTAGAGATAAAGTAGCTTCAAAATTGAATAAGAAAAAGTAGCTTCAAAATCTTTCTCAACAATCAAAGCAAAGAACTCAAAATCATGATCGTCGACATTACTAAAATTCTTTAAATAGTAATGAACAATAACATAGTCTCACATTACATAGCTAAACAACGACTTTCGACTCAGCCAAAgcataaaaactggaattgaaTACAAATAACCTAACCCTCTAAATGAACAATGGACATATATGGCTTGACAATCATGGGCAGCACGTAAATCTTCAACTCTTCTAATCCAAATTAATAACACTGTAACAGTGAAAATGTGCCTGTTGTTAGAAAGGAGGTGGCATGCCTGGGCCTGGGCCGCGTCGACCACCAAAACAATCTCGGAACAACCAACAACAGCACAAGCAGTAGAAGCTGCATTTCCCAGTTaccatgaaataaaatttagaaatcaGCTCCAACATGTGAAATcattattgattaataaatatGCACGGCCAAAGTTTCATCATGTTATGCACcgaattttttttaggtttaattactcTTTTGCTTTTCTGTAGTTACTACAAGAATTTtcctatttcattttaatttctatagttACAActttttaactcttttagtTCCCACATCAAGTTTAGACGGACGCCATTTGATACTGCAGGCATGAACAACATTCATCTCAAATGTATTAGACGATATTTGACGGcaagaaaggataaaaaaattacaattatataATAGCCCAAATAAAATGTGTTAAACTATTAGAACTAAGAAGAAAAATTCTCTCAATTATAAGGATGAGAAAGgtaattaaacctttttttcaaaaataaaatgttactcACCATGAAGATACAACGTTGCATAGGCCATCTGCACATCCACCGAAAAACCCACCAGACCCAAAGAAACCAGGTCCTCCCGGGCCTGGACCCCAGCCTGGCCCACCAGGCCCAGGACCCCAACCAGGTCCACCAGGTCCACCAGGTCCACCAGGCCCAGGACCCCCTGGTCCACCAGGTCCCATGTTAATTGGCTACCTCTGCAACACCGAACACCACACTCACCGAGAAACGAATAAACGACTACTGAAGTTTGATTCGAAAAAATAGAAAGCTTGGGTTTCAAACATATTCCACCTGCTCCTTCTATATGATGTGTGCTTTTATGAACACAATGCTACAAAGGTGGCTCCTATTTAGATGATGTAACTTTCAACATGTACAACTTCCCTTCTTGGCTAAGTGATAGATAGAACTGCACGTTTTACAAATAAGCCAAAACTGTAAGTCAATTCCATGCTTAGCTACCTTTCAAACCTACGAATCAAACCAAGattaaattaagaacatatataTGTTGCTAGGGAGAACAGTTGCTCGATAAATATCCCTTTCAATTTCAAATAAGTTACGTATGTCATTATGATTTGCGTAATGTATAGCATACATTTATAACTTATTCGAGTAGAAGTGAATTAAGAATCATGTTTAACAGTAAGTTTTagtgttttgttaatttttagatatttcAAAATCCATGTTTTGGAtgaagataaataattttaagaaaagagTATATAGAATTATAGATGGATAGATAGACACTATAGATCTTAGTTACAAACTAGTTTATTGTTTTTGAAACATAAATAATATGACACGttttatttatatcttatatatgttttaacttttaagcacAAAAGTACCTTTTGGCA encodes the following:
- the LOC114400665 gene encoding protein NETWORKED 3A-like isoform X1 — its product is MAGMTNNQPSQWWWLESHTTTNRSPWLQSTLSELNEKTRAMLKLIEEDADSFAKRAEMYYKKRPELVSMVEDFYRAHRSLAERYDQVKPDTTGIGHLITGGSPFASAKYQLEKLMTFSDNGYDTYSEHCDVYESEESEVDDPEQEEEEEEGTKFLHKSTKKEQVLFVVAGDVEVMKLRDEIKRLNEENKAQRDQIKQKDTICDEVMMLREEIERLRDENEAQKERLKQKDEEKIEVIRQLSLAIDVLKQENAKMRNYIAKESTKKWKNPFEINKLVEAFSVKLFSGTPKNQPGVELSRCG
- the LOC114400665 gene encoding protein NETWORKED 3A-like isoform X2 translates to MLKLIEEDADSFAKRAEMYYKKRPELVSMVEDFYRAHRSLAERYDQVKPDTTGIGHLITGGSPFASAKYQLEKLMTFSDNGYDTYSEHCDVYESEESEVDDPEQEEEEEEGTKFLHKSTKKEQVLFVVAGDVEVMKLRDEIKRLNEENKAQRDQIKQKDTICDEVMMLREEIERLRDENEAQKERLKQKDEEKIEVIRQLSLAIDVLKQENAKMRNYIAKESTKKWKNPFEINKLVEAFSVKLFSGTPKNQPGVELSRCG
- the LOC114399770 gene encoding uncharacterized protein LOC114399770, which gives rise to MGPGGPGGPGPGGPGGPGGPGWGPGPGGPGWGPGPGGPGFFGSGGFFGGCADGLCNVVSSCFYCLCCCWLFRDCFGGRRGPGPGMPPPF